Part of the Cytophagia bacterium CHB2 genome is shown below.
ATTCCTCGGCAAATTTCCGGAACTCTCCACTGTCAATATCCGCATCAGCGGGAACACTCGCCATGAATCTCGCGAACTCGCGCCCAATCTCTTCGAAGACTTTGAGGTTGCCCTTAGCCACGGCCTCACTTGCAGCCTCGAACGCATCAAAGGGCGTGTGTATTTCGCTGACAACTTTGCCGAGCCTGGTATCAGGTTCAAACAAGCCTTTGCGCAGCAGCATGCGATAAAGGGATTGCAGCGGCGCCAGGACACTTGCCCGGCGTCCCAGGTTCCGTTCAAATTGCTTCAAGAGATCTTCGCCGCGAATCGTGCTGCCCGCCTGGCGCGAGGCCCAGGTGGCAAACGTACACCAGTTGGCCGCAGCACCGGTGCAAGCCTGCATCGCATGCGAAAGCCGGCTATAACATTCGGTAATTTCCAGATTGCGAATCACGCGATTGCTGATCGCCACAATCCGGGCAACTTCGGCAACACTTGGCGCGGAGGTGGTGGCTTGACTCAAAAAATCTCCTTTGCGATTTGCTTACGCCTTGCACTCTGCGATAAGCGTTTTGATTATGGCAATTTTGCCAGGAGTGATCGCATGGCAGTGGTCATGGCCCGGCTATAATTTTCAATGTCTCTCACCTGCAAAATATAACGATCACGTGAAGCGGCGGCGGGAGACCAGTTGATTGCGCCGTTGGCGTCACATTGCATCTCTATCGGGTCAAACGTGAAAACCGGCTCCTCGCCGCTTTGATCATTCGAGAATAGTTTACCATCCGCAGCAACGGCTTTTCCGGCAGCGTGGAAAAAGCCGGCAGTACACCACATGTTGCGGCGAAGCTGCGCCTGTTGAAATAGGAGTTCGTGGTCGCTTTCGCGCTGCAAATAATCCAGCCAGCACGGCTCTTGAATTTTGCCGAGCGCGTAAGCAAAGTAGCGTTGTACTTTTTCGCTCAAATGCAAAAGAACATCGGCCTGCAAGAAATCATACCACGAACCAAATGCCCTGACTTGAATTTGATTGGTGATTTCTTCGAAGCAGGGCAGCCAGTAAATCGGGCAGGGGATGTCCCATATGGCCTTGAATGCAACGGGGTCGAGTCTGACATTGTATTCCAACTCAGCATCCTTCGCCGCCCTACGACTTCCTGCGCCAGCATTAACGTAAATGCCGGCGCATTTTTCGCGAAACAATTCCGAAAAGAGCATGCCCGCGCGCGCCACCTCACGACAAGATCCTGCAATGTGAATGACAACCGGCGAGGAAGAGGCTCTGAGTGTTTCAACAATCATTCCGACGGCGCCGCCGGCATCATTTAAAAATTTATTCTGCCGATCAACAGCATGGGGAGAACCAATGCTAAACGGTACATGCAAACCGGTAATATAATTCATCTGAGCCAATGCCAACACATCCGGGTCGCCGCGATGGTGAGGCGGAGGAAAATCGATTACAATGCCTTTAAGCTCAATGTCGCCGGCGTATGCAAGCGCATAGAGGCAGGCCACATCCCAATGATCATCAGGATCATTGTGGGGGCGGAACAAATCTGTTTGGTGGAGGACGGGGGTAGGCATAGCAATGAATCATCGTCTAAATGACTTCCCACATCTAAACCGCTAATGATCGCAAATCAACGCGACTTGAAAGATTAGCGACCATTCGCGTTGATTCGCGGTTTGATGAAATGGGTCTTTTCAAATATAATAAAATCGTTCGCCGTTCGTCGCCGTTTAGTCGAATTTACCCATTTTCTGAAAACAGTGTAGATCTTTTTGGAGAAGTTAACGCCGCCATCAATGCCGCCACATCACCTATATTCGAACCTAGAGCCGCGGGCAGAATTTCACAAGCCTCGACCGCTTGCGGCAACGCTTCTTCCCGCAAGGTCCGGCGCGCCGGCTCCAAAACTCTCTCACCTAGCGCAACCGCCAATGAGCCTAAAACGATGATTTGGGGATTGAGCGTGTCAACCAAAATTGCCAATCCGCGTCCCAGCCAGGCGCCCGCCTCAGTCGCGACTCGCATCGCCTCTTCATCATCAGCCAGCATGGCATTTACGAGATCGCGGATGGGCGTTTCATCAGACCAGCGTTGGGGAAACATTTGTGCCGCCAGCTTCACCAGCCCCTTGCCGGAAGAGAATCCCTCCCATGAGCCTGCTTTGCCGTACAGAAGCGGCCCGGTTGGCGCCAGGCGCAGATGCCCGATTTCCCCGGCAGTATCGCTTGCGCCGTGCACGATTTGACCATTAATGATCAAGCCCGCGCCGATGCCGGTTCCGAACGTCAAGAATACCAAATCGCGCAGATTCGTGCGGCCGCGCCCCGCGCCAAAATGGAACTCCGCCAATGCGCCGGCATTGCCATCGTGCTCGATGAAAACCGGAAGCTGCGGATATTGTTCAGACAAGACTTTTCGCAGATGAACGCCATGCCAGCCGGGCAAATGCGTGGGATTGAGCAACAGGCCTTCGTGGATGCGCAACGGTCCGCCGATGGAAACGCTGAGCGCAACCGGCCGCCGGTCCGAGGCAAGGGCGTTGGCGATCGTTTGATCGATCAACTCGGCGAGGCGAGGAAAAATTTCAGCGAAAGGACGATGCGCTTCCGTGAGAAATTCATAACGCTGCAAAATATTCGCTTCGGCTGTTCCTTCGACCACAGCGGTTTTTGTGCCGCCAACATCGAGACCAATGATTGTTTTCATTTGAGGTGACTCGCTGTCATCCCGAAGGGCGCTTGTGAATGTTTGAATATGGCGCTGAGGGCTTCACACGATCCCTTCGGGATGACATTTTAAATGAGCTATTCATACAAATTGCCGCTTTATGCCGCGACACAATCTGTGTCCTTTCATGGCAACGCTTTTGCCTAAATCACGCCAGCGCAGCCTCGGCCTCGGGTTCATCAATAACAATCTCCTCAACCGAACGGATGAGGCGCGCATCCCGTTCACCGATCTGCTGCCGCCACATGGCATAGTACAGCCCTTTCTTTTCGAGCAGCGCCTCATGCGTGCCGGACTCGATGATCCTTCCTTTCTCCAAAACATGAACCGTATCCGCGTGCATGACGGTGCTCAGCCGGTGCGCGATCAAAATGACCATGTGTTCTTTGCGGCCCGAGACCTCGCGAATCGCCGAGGTGATCTCCTGTTCGGTGATCGAATCGAGCGCGGAAGTTGCTTCGTCGAAAATGAACAGTCGCGGATGGCGCAACAGCGCGCGGGCAATCGATAGGCGCTGGCGTTCTCCGCCTGACACGCGCAGCCCACTCTCTCCCAAACGCGTTTCCAGGCCTTTGCCGGAGCGTTCCAGCAACGTTGTGGCAGAAGCCCGTTCCAGCGCCTCGTGCATCTCTTCGTCCGTGGCCTCGGGCTTGACGAACAGAAGGTTCTCTCGAATCGTGCCCGAAAAAAGTTGCGGGTCCTGCGTCACAAAACCAATCTGCCGGCGGATCGGATTATAACGCAGCTCTTTCACGGGAACGCCGTCAATATAAATCGTGCCGCTAATGGGCGTATAAAGTCCGACGAGCAATTTGACCAGCGTGGACTTTCCCGACCCTGAAGGCCCGATAAACGCGACGGTATCCCCCAACCGGACCTGAAAGGAGAGATGATCGATGGCATTTTCTGTTGCGGGGCGGTGTTTAAAAACCACGTCATCAAACCGCAAGCTCTCCAGCTCGCCGATGTCCACCGGCGCCTCCGGCCGGGTTTCCACGGGCTTCTTCATCAACTCGTCGAACGTCTGCATGGAAGCCTCGGCCTCACGGTAATTCAGAATGATCTTGCCCAGATCCTGCAACGGCACGAAAATCGTATTGAGAATGAACTGCATTGAAATAAGCTCGCCGGCGGTGAGCGTTTTGCGAAAAATCAGCCACAACAGAATGAAAAGGATGGACTGTTTGAGCAGATTGATCAGTGTGCCTTGCAGAAATGACAGCGAACGCACTCGCTTCACCTTGTCCATTTCCAGATCGAAAATCTTCTTGGTATACAACTGCAGCCGCCGGATTTCCGGGTAGGTCAGTCCCAGGCTCTTGACCAGTTCGATGTTGCGCAGAGATTCGGTGATGGAGCCGGACATCTTGGCGGTCTCGCGAACGATCATGCGCTGCACGGCCTTCATCTTTTGGCTGAGTAATCCGGTCAATCCGCCCAGCACCAAAACGCCGACCACGAAAACAGGAATCAGCAGCCAGTGCTTGGTGATGCCATACCACAGCAGAAAACTTATGCCCACGAGCGAAGAGAACAGAATGTTGACGAACGCATTGATGAAGCGCTCAGTGTCGGTACGAACCTTTTGCAGCATGGCCACGGCCTCGCCGCTGCTGCGATCCTCGAACTCCTGAAATGAGAGGCGCAGCGTCTGCCGCAAACCATCGTTGAAAATCTGCATCCCAAACTTTTGCACCACCAACGCCAGGGCATAATCCTGGAACGCTTTGGCGAGCCGGGCTGCCAGGGCGACTGCTGCAGCTACAAACAACCACCACACCGCGCCCCGCACCAGCACCTCGTCGGGTTTGTTGTCCGGATTGAGAACATATTCATCGACGATCATTCCGAAAATCAGAGGATCGACCAGAGTCAAGATCTGAGCCACACCGGCCAGCACCAAGGACAGCACAACCCACCAGCGTAATGGGCGAATGTACCTCCATATGATATGCATATTCACCTGTCCTTACGAATTCATTGGGCAAGTAACGCGACCGCGCTCTAAAAATCCAACATCTCGTGCGCTACTTCGAGGTGTGAGCCGGCGCTTGCGCGGATTTGATGTCGCTGTGGTTCTCAAGTGGCGTTGCTGGGGTTCAGATGGGTGCAAGGCTGTTCCGGGATGAGCTGATGGTGTGGGGCGGCAGGGCAATTCTTTTGACCTTATCAGGCGCGCCTTCTCCACAGGTTTGATTAGACTCTGAGCGCGCCGCGGAACCCCCGGGCGGCATAGTACGATTCCGCACCGTTGTGATACACGAAAACATGGCCGTAACGGCGATCACAAAAGAGCGCGCCGCCGAGTTTTCGAATATTAGCAGGCGTTTTCACCCAGCTCGAGGTTTTCAAATCGAAGTTGCCAAGTTTCTGCAGCTCCCGATATTGCTCTTCGGTTAAAAGCTCGATGCCCATGGCAGTCGCCATGCCAATCGCGCTGTCTTTTGGTTTATGTTCTTTCCTGGACTCCAGCGCCTCGCGATCGTAACAAACACTTCTGCGGCCACTGGGACTTTCCGCGGAACAATCATAAAAAGTGTATTCGCCCGTCTTTTTATCATACCCGACAACATCCGGTTCGCCGCCGGTTCTTTCCATTTCATTGAGCGGCCACAATTGTTCAGGATTCGCTTCCAGCCTTGCTTTTACTTTAGCCCATTCCAGACCTTTATGGCGGCCCATGTTTTTCTCAAAGCGGGCATGCAATGCGCTGAGGAGCTCTTCGCGTTGTTTTACGTTCAGGTCTTTTGCTTTTGGCATTTTTGTCTTTGCCTTTCTGTTTTGTTTTATTGGCCTCTGCTCGCGCGGCAAGCGCAGGTTCATTTCAACCGCTCAAGTTTGCCTTTCCGGCGCACGATGTTCTTATAGTCCCACTGAATGTCTCGAGCCTTTTTGAGCCAACGCTTGAGCGCCTTAAGCTCGATTTGATTCGCGGCGGTGTAGCGCGCTACCGCGGCTTTGAAACTGCCTTCCTTCTGCAATTCTTTCTCTTCAAAAGACTGGCCGCTCCAAAAGAGCAGGCGCACGCACGATTTCAGCTTGCTATAACCAACAACAGGATTTCCCTCCAGAAACCAAACGGGATGCGCGTGCCATATTTTATTTTCCGCCTCTGGCAGAATTTGATCGATGGTTTCGGCAAGCAGATCGCAAATCTTTCGATCCGCCGGCGCCAGCGACTTGTTGTATCGAACGGTGTCGGGGTGCATCAAAGCTCCTTATCGTAGGTTAGACACTCGGTATCGCCAGGCTGCCTGCACCATCCTTATCGGCATGGCTCGGTGAGCGTTTTGCATACCACGCGTGAATCATTCCGGCTTGGAAGAAAAGCACCGGTGAGTCAAAGCCCCCGAGCGTGATAATGTCGCGGACATCTTGGGGCGGTAGAACAGCCACGTCTCGACTGTATGCTTCGCGCATTCTCTCGATTCCCTCAGGGGGAATGCCGCTGCCTGCCATCACCCGAAACCAAAGGCCAAGAAGGTCCCGGCAGTCTGTCGCGGCCAAGTCGCCAGCCAAGTCGGAACTAACTAAGACACTCTCTGGAAAAAGTCGTTCGGCAATGCTTTGGAAGAATTTTGATCGAACATCGCGCGCCAGTATGAATTGCGAGACTAGAAAGGCAGTGGCGGCATCGAACGATTGATTCGATGGAAGAGAGTCGAGATAACCCGGATGGAAGACACATCGTGACGAAATTCCATGTTCCTCCGCGCGGCGCTTGAAGACCTCTAGCATCGCCGTAGACGGCTCCACGGCCGTAAAGTGCCATTGAGGAAATTTCTGGGCCAGATAGAGGATCTCGGCGCCTGTTCCTGCCCCAACGCAAAGGATCTTCGCCTTCGGAGGAAGTTCCGAAAGCACGGTACTCGTGAGCAAGTGCAAAGCATCGTTGATTGGAGCCATTTTGCTCCATTGCTGGTCATACGATGATGCCTGTTGATCAAATAGTGCAGTGATTTCTTCTTGCTGCATTGAGCGCTTTGGATTCTTTTAGCGCCGTACGACGCGCTTGTTAAACAGTAGCCCTAACTTTGCTCTGCATATTGCCGTAATAAACGAATTGTAGTAAATATGGCAAAAAAAGCAAAGAGAACAAAAAGAAGTAATCCAAAAACCACGACAGTCCACTCTTCCGACAAATCTGGCTCCCGGTTCTGATAGATGTCCAGCAATGAGAGCGCCACGACAATTGAATATAAAACCGGGATTATGCCTAAAACAAGAGTAACGACTACACTTGTTTTATGATTTTGCATAACGCCTCATCAATGAATACCGGTTAGGCGGTATTTTTCATTTTGAATAATGCTTTTCGAGCATAATTCTATTTCTATTTAATTCTACTTGGGCACAATAAAAGTTGTGCCACAAAAAACACGAAAACTTCATTTGACGTATTTCGTGTGTTTTGTGTGTTCGTGGTTAAAAAATTTGACTCTGCCTAAGTAGAATTAATCGTTGACCAAAAACTGAATAGAGATTCTTTATAATGACGAGGTTCGGCCGCGCCCCATTTACAATCCGAACCATGTGATCACTGGCCTTCTGGTGGTTGCCAAAGCTCGAGCTTGTTGCCCTCCGGGTCAATGACCCAGCCGAACTTACCGAACTCCGACTCATCGACCTTATCCACGACGTTACAACCTTCGCTGCGCAGAGCCGCAAGCAACGCATGCAGATCGGCGACCCGATAGTTGATCATGAAAGGCGCTTGACTCGGCTCAAAGTAAGTCGTGTCGGCCTTGAACGGACTCCACACAGTTGTTCCGACGCCGGCCGGGTTGTCGGGAGATGCCCAGCGAAACGCGGCGCCGCCCCATTCCTCAACATTGATGCCCAAGTAGGCGCGGTACCATTCGGCCAAAGCCTTTGGGTCTTTCGACTTGAAGAAGATGCCGCCAATGCCGGTGACTCGTTTCATTTCTAATTCCTTTCTGATGGTTATTCAATAAAAGTAGTGGCTATCTCGCAGTAATTGCGCAAGCGGAATAACACGTATTCGGCGGCCAAAAGACTGATATAAGCTGCGCGGCAATGGAGTGTAAAATGTAACAGCGTTTCGAAAACTGCACGTATTGCACGTTTGCTCAACCTTGCCGGCGCACCATTTCGTTGATCCAGATCGGGGCAAAAGGTGAGGTGCAACCCTTGGAAACCGGATAGTCGCGATAGATTCCCAATTTTTCGCCGATCGCGAGGGCGCGCTTGCGAAGCTTGGGAAAGTGAATGCCAATTCCGGCAAGGCAGGCATTCATCGTCCATTGCGCTGCCGGATCCGCGTTTCCCATCTCGGACTCGATACGATCCAAAAGCGTGGGCAAATCAAGCCCCTCCGGACTTTTCGCAACTCGTTCCGAGGTCAGGCTCCATCCGGCGCGCGCGGCCCACGGGTCATCATCTTTCATCCACGCCTGTCGAAGAGTTTCCTTATCAGGATGGTTCTTGACAACATAGGAATTGAGCCAGTCCGCGACTTGCGCAAAGTTGCCGGACCGCACCAGCCGATCGATCTCATCGCGTGACAGATCTTGGGGCTTGATCAGGAGGATTGCCAGGAGCCGGGCGTCGATGTTGCCGGTGTCCCAAAGAGCGAGGGCCAGTTGATGGTTAGTTTTGATCTTTGCGGCAAGCTTGCGGAGGTCGCCCAGCTTAACGCCGAACTGATTGTCACCGGCGCCGTACTTTTTGTTATGCGCACGGACCTTCTCGTTGCCGAGAGCCTTGAGCTGAGCGAGAGTTTCTTTGAGAGTCATGGCCATGTTGGCATTAGGCGATTAGTTTTTCAAGGTTAGTATTGTGGCACTGTTCGGGAAAATATCCCGGTACGCTAAACAGGCAATTCAGATAAAAATCTTCTGGGCGAGCTCTCTAGAGATATTTGGATTAAAAGCAGTTGGGATATCGGGGATTTTTCGCGTGCCACGCCAAAGGGAATTGTCAAGTGTGACTATATGTATCTGTTTCATAGGTATCTTGAAGAAGTCTATCATATATTTCGCAGTGGCCAGGATTATCAGATCTATAACACTTGCAGAGAGGCCGTGCTTGAAAAAAATCTCAAAGAAACGGTCAACTGCAATAATAATGTCTCGTGAAGTTGAAATATCGTGAACCGAAACCCGGCGGCCAAAAGCGCGAAGTACCTTTGGTGGCATGTGAATAAAGTCGATTAGGCGATCTCGCGAAAATTTGTACTCGGCTGGATTCCTGAAGTAATGGTCTTGATAATATTTTTTTGCGAGTACCTTAAATGCCTCAGCTATACAAAGATCCGGCACGTACACAACAGCTTTGTCTTGCTCAAGCTGAGCTTCAATCTCAAGCCACCAGTCTTGGGATCGCATTACGCGGATCCTCTCGTTATTATTGGTCACTCGACCGTATGGAATGAACTTGTTTGCGAGAAAATTGGCGTCGACCAAGTAGAAGTTCATCAATTGGCCGTTTCTCTGGATTTTACGGATGTTTGCCATAGGTATTCGTACCCTCTAGCACTCGTGCTTTCGCAGCAAGGAATCCTTGCCTCGACGCGCCTGCGTCCGTACGACACAGAGTGTACGCTCAACATGGGTATGAACCCAGAGATGCAAGTCCATGTCGTGGATCACCTGCCTCGATTCGGGACGATGTCGTTAAGCGGCGAGGAAAGACCTGAACGATTTCAACAACAAGCTTGCGTAGTAGCCCACCAGGTCATTGGAATTTACAGTTTACGCCATGGGACAGATTATTTGAAAATAAGCTGACTTAGACGATAATGTATCCTACTGGGTGAACCGCCGGATGCGGGCTTGTGCCTGGCCGATGGTGTGAGGGAGGGCGGGAGAGAAGCCCGCCCCGATTCGTTTATGCTGCATATCGTGCTCAAAATCGCGGTCGATCTGACGACTAGTTTTTTGTCTTTTGTCGGATGATGTTCAATAATGCTTGTTCGCGCCAATCGAGAAATTTCTCAAAATCATCATCAAGCAAAGGAGATTGAGTGCCTGTTGGCAGAATATGAGATCTGAGTGTTTCATTTGTTTCGATTTCGCCTTGCTTGGTTTGAATCTCGGTGAAGTAATCTGACGGCGCGCGCTTGCTAAGCCGACGATTCGTGATACGATCAATGAATGTACGATTGATGATACAGTCACGCAATGAGGCGGAAACTGCCCTCTTGTCGAGGTATGTGCGTGGAAATATGTGATGATCGTCAACCGGATTCCTCTTATCTGCAAGCAACTGCGAAGTGATCTTTCCGCGCTTGTGAAAGTCCAATGCACCATTTTGAAGGATTAGTGCCATGACGCCTCGATAGACTGCCCGCTGGCGAGGCTTGACCTGCCGTAAGTTCACCTCAAGCTTGAACTCGCTGACGGACTCTGGTGGTTCCCCACCCTTCATCCAACGTTGCAGCTCAGCAAAATCCTTTTCGGCTTGACTGTTCGGTGCGTTTTCATACTTCTGACCAAAGACTGAGCACCAGAACCAACGCAGAATCTTGACACGACTAGCACCAACATCTGCTCCAGTGACCTCCTTTTGGGTTGCCCATACTGCTCCCATTGGAATCACTATTGTGTTGTACGGAAGTAGGCCGGATTCGAGTACGCCACAATCATCTCGCAGGATGGACAGAGCTTCGGCCAATCCATTTACCGCTGCATTCCAGCCCGCTCTTGCTTGTTCAACCTTCATCTCCAGGATAGCACTTCGTTTGATTGATGGAGCGCGACTTTTCCCGTCTTTGTCTGCTCCGGGCTCAAGCAAGGCGATGACCTGCAAAATATAATACGGATCAATTCTGAACTCTTCAAGTATGGGTTTTTCGTCCAGGGCTTCCTCCCACTTCTGCCGTAAATTGAAGTCTTGTGGCCAGAAGCGAGCGGTTAGCAAGTCATACACGCTTAATTTGACACCAGTTCGATTCAATGTCTCGAAAATCATGCAAACCGCCGGCCCAGATGTTTCCTCATTGAGAGTCACCATAGGAAAATCGTACTCTTCTATGGGTTTTATCCAATCATTGTGTAGCCGGGTCAGTCGCTCTTGTAGATCAAGGATAGTGGAAGTGTCCGCACCTCGGATTCGCAATATTTGATTCTGCCAACCACTGAATCCACCGATACCGCCAAACACCCGTTCCATGGGAAAAACCATCGAGTGGGCTTGTAGTTCAATTGTGCCATACTTCCTTTCCCCCTCATCGGCCTTCATGTAGAAAGCACAATCCTCCAAGTCTTTACCCTTCTCCAAACTGGCCAGATCCAAATAGTAGCGGTGTTCGCCTTTGCCGTAAAATGCCTGGTACAAAGAGGTTAGTCGTTGCTGTCCGTCCAAAATCAAATATGCAGGTTTGGCTCCATTCAATTCAGGTGCCCCTTCAAATGCGCGCGGCTTAAAAAGTAGTTGTTGACCATTCTTGATTCGCAGAAGCGTGCCGGCGGGATAGTTGCTGATAATGGATTCAATCAATTCGTCGGTGGCATAAGGATCCCACACAAAATCCCTTTGAAAATCTGGAAGAGCCATAGCTCGATTATGGATCATTTCGAGCAGGAATCTTAGTGGTTCAAGCGTAGGGTATGAGTGTTTCATTTTCGTGTCTCAACGATACTGGGGTAGAAGTGTAATAGTGAATCAAGAAACGACCTTTGACAGCACAAAGAGGGGGCATAAGACAACTCTGTCCGGCGGCCCAGCATCCCAAACCTATAGGAGGAGCACCGCCACTAATCATGAAATTGGTGCCACGGTCGCACTGTCCACCAGAGCGAATGTGTACGCCTATCATGGGTATGAACTCGGGGGTGCAAGTCCTCTGTCGGTGGTCACTGGTCTTGCGCGAGCAGCTTGCATAGTTGTTCGATTCATTGCGATCTACAATTCAACCCGCGGGATAGACTTTTGAAAATAACCCTGCCTTAGATGATGATGTATCCCACGGGGTGAACCGCCCGACGCGTGCCCCGCATGTCCGGTGGTGTGAGAACTGCGGGAGAAAAGCCCGACCCGCTTTGGCGTCTTATTTCTTGCGCAACCTGGCATAGGCCATTGCGTGTGCGGTTAATGAGGTCGCAAACGTGGCAAAGCTGAATTCGGGATTAGGTTCTCGGAATTTGCCTTTCAGTCCTCCAGTTTTGTCGGACAGAATGAGGCAGGTTCCATCGTACAACCGCTCTCTCATTAGACGCTCACAAAAAAGTTCGTAACGCCTCACGTACGACGTCTTTTTGAATTCCTCGAAAACCTCGAAATGCGGCTCGTCTACGCGAACCGGCGTTGTTGACTTCGGAGTTTCCTCCAGCAATATTAACCAGCCGAGCCATGGCCGTTGTGATGGCTTGAACTTGCCTTCGCGGTACGCGGTAAGGAGATCGGTAGAATTACCCAAGGCCTCCTCAATACGGTTATTGAAGTTGTTACCAAACGACGGACCAATATGAGCCTTGAACTCGATTGACGCTAAGAGCATACCGTCAGCGACAACAACTATATCCCAATTTTTGGTCGGTCTGAAATAACCAGGGAGAGTCGTTGCAGTCGTATGTATCGTGGTGTCGGGTAATCCAGCCTCGGACAGAAGTTCCGTAAATAGCTTTATGAAACCGTCGAGGTGTTTCCCGCCGGTTACGGCGCTCCGGTTTCCTGCATCCTTCTTACCAGTAGTTACCCCCTGTCTTTCGTGCTGTTGGGTTCGTACCTTCCAGAAGTATCGAACAGCCTTCGCAACGCGATCACTGTAATCCATTATCCTCCCTTTTGACCTCGGTTTTTATTTCGGCATATGAGAACAGTGAAACTGTTGCGTGCCGGATGCGTTTTTCCGCCATCTCGAAATAGTGTGAGTCAATTTCGACTCCAATCGAATTGCGCCCCCATTTTGCGGCTGCAACCGTAGTAGTTCCCGTTCCCATGAACGGGTCTAATACTGTGTCTCCTACGAATGAGAACATACGAATTAGCCGCTCTGCAAGCTCTTCAGGGTAAGGAGCCGGATGATTGCGCGTAGATGCACCTGTAACACCCGACCAAATTGATTGAAACCATTGCTTGTGGTTATCCTCGGATATCACAGACAGCACGCGGGTAGCGACTGTTGGCTTGCGGTAGCCACCTGGTTTGCGCTCCATCAAAATAAATTCAATATCGTTCTTAATCACAGCGTTCGG
Proteins encoded:
- a CDS encoding ROK family protein — protein: MKTIIGLDVGGTKTAVVEGTAEANILQRYEFLTEAHRPFAEIFPRLAELIDQTIANALASDRRPVALSVSIGGPLRIHEGLLLNPTHLPGWHGVHLRKVLSEQYPQLPVFIEHDGNAGALAEFHFGAGRGRTNLRDLVFLTFGTGIGAGLIINGQIVHGASDTAGEIGHLRLAPTGPLLYGKAGSWEGFSSGKGLVKLAAQMFPQRWSDETPIRDLVNAMLADDEEAMRVATEAGAWLGRGLAILVDTLNPQIIVLGSLAVALGERVLEPARRTLREEALPQAVEACEILPAALGSNIGDVAALMAALTSPKRSTLFSENG
- a CDS encoding ABC transporter ATP-binding protein, coding for MHIIWRYIRPLRWWVVLSLVLAGVAQILTLVDPLIFGMIVDEYVLNPDNKPDEVLVRGAVWWLFVAAAVALAARLAKAFQDYALALVVQKFGMQIFNDGLRQTLRLSFQEFEDRSSGEAVAMLQKVRTDTERFINAFVNILFSSLVGISFLLWYGITKHWLLIPVFVVGVLVLGGLTGLLSQKMKAVQRMIVRETAKMSGSITESLRNIELVKSLGLTYPEIRRLQLYTKKIFDLEMDKVKRVRSLSFLQGTLINLLKQSILFILLWLIFRKTLTAGELISMQFILNTIFVPLQDLGKIILNYREAEASMQTFDELMKKPVETRPEAPVDIGELESLRFDDVVFKHRPATENAIDHLSFQVRLGDTVAFIGPSGSGKSTLVKLLVGLYTPISGTIYIDGVPVKELRYNPIRRQIGFVTQDPQLFSGTIRENLLFVKPEATDEEMHEALERASATTLLERSGKGLETRLGESGLRVSGGERQRLSIARALLRHPRLFIFDEATSALDSITEQEITSAIREVSGRKEHMVILIAHRLSTVMHADTVHVLEKGRIIESGTHEALLEKKGLYYAMWRQQIGERDARLIRSVEEIVIDEPEAEAALA
- a CDS encoding DUF4256 domain-containing protein, which codes for MPKAKDLNVKQREELLSALHARFEKNMGRHKGLEWAKVKARLEANPEQLWPLNEMERTGGEPDVVGYDKKTGEYTFYDCSAESPSGRRSVCYDREALESRKEHKPKDSAIGMATAMGIELLTEEQYRELQKLGNFDLKTSSWVKTPANIRKLGGALFCDRRYGHVFVYHNGAESYYAARGFRGALRV
- a CDS encoding DUF1801 domain-containing protein produces the protein MHPDTVRYNKSLAPADRKICDLLAETIDQILPEAENKIWHAHPVWFLEGNPVVGYSKLKSCVRLLFWSGQSFEEKELQKEGSFKAAVARYTAANQIELKALKRWLKKARDIQWDYKNIVRRKGKLERLK
- a CDS encoding class I SAM-dependent methyltransferase, which produces MQQEEITALFDQQASSYDQQWSKMAPINDALHLLTSTVLSELPPKAKILCVGAGTGAEILYLAQKFPQWHFTAVEPSTAMLEVFKRRAEEHGISSRCVFHPGYLDSLPSNQSFDAATAFLVSQFILARDVRSKFFQSIAERLFPESVLVSSDLAGDLAATDCRDLLGLWFRVMAGSGIPPEGIERMREAYSRDVAVLPPQDVRDIITLGGFDSPVLFFQAGMIHAWYAKRSPSHADKDGAGSLAIPSV
- a CDS encoding VOC family protein, with amino-acid sequence MKRVTGIGGIFFKSKDPKALAEWYRAYLGINVEEWGGAAFRWASPDNPAGVGTTVWSPFKADTTYFEPSQAPFMINYRVADLHALLAALRSEGCNVVDKVDESEFGKFGWVIDPEGNKLELWQPPEGQ
- a CDS encoding DNA alkylation repair protein, with the translated sequence MAMTLKETLAQLKALGNEKVRAHNKKYGAGDNQFGVKLGDLRKLAAKIKTNHQLALALWDTGNIDARLLAILLIKPQDLSRDEIDRLVRSGNFAQVADWLNSYVVKNHPDKETLRQAWMKDDDPWAARAGWSLTSERVAKSPEGLDLPTLLDRIESEMGNADPAAQWTMNACLAGIGIHFPKLRKRALAIGEKLGIYRDYPVSKGCTSPFAPIWINEMVRRQG
- a CDS encoding DUF262 domain-containing protein, encoding MKHSYPTLEPLRFLLEMIHNRAMALPDFQRDFVWDPYATDELIESIISNYPAGTLLRIKNGQQLLFKPRAFEGAPELNGAKPAYLILDGQQRLTSLYQAFYGKGEHRYYLDLASLEKGKDLEDCAFYMKADEGERKYGTIELQAHSMVFPMERVFGGIGGFSGWQNQILRIRGADTSTILDLQERLTRLHNDWIKPIEEYDFPMVTLNEETSGPAVCMIFETLNRTGVKLSVYDLLTARFWPQDFNLRQKWEEALDEKPILEEFRIDPYYILQVIALLEPGADKDGKSRAPSIKRSAILEMKVEQARAGWNAAVNGLAEALSILRDDCGVLESGLLPYNTIVIPMGAVWATQKEVTGADVGASRVKILRWFWCSVFGQKYENAPNSQAEKDFAELQRWMKGGEPPESVSEFKLEVNLRQVKPRQRAVYRGVMALILQNGALDFHKRGKITSQLLADKRNPVDDHHIFPRTYLDKRAVSASLRDCIINRTFIDRITNRRLSKRAPSDYFTEIQTKQGEIETNETLRSHILPTGTQSPLLDDDFEKFLDWREQALLNIIRQKTKN
- a CDS encoding restriction endonuclease — protein: MDYSDRVAKAVRYFWKVRTQQHERQGVTTGKKDAGNRSAVTGGKHLDGFIKLFTELLSEAGLPDTTIHTTATTLPGYFRPTKNWDIVVVADGMLLASIEFKAHIGPSFGNNFNNRIEEALGNSTDLLTAYREGKFKPSQRPWLGWLILLEETPKSTTPVRVDEPHFEVFEEFKKTSYVRRYELFCERLMRERLYDGTCLILSDKTGGLKGKFREPNPEFSFATFATSLTAHAMAYARLRKK